From the genome of Oncorhynchus tshawytscha isolate Ot180627B unplaced genomic scaffold, Otsh_v2.0 Un_contig_5571_pilon_pilon, whole genome shotgun sequence:
GTATACTGAGTTAGCTGTACTAGTCAATTTATTATAGCATGTTATGTTACCATAGCTAGCCACAAACATACAACCGTTTAGCTAGCTAGGTGTAGATAACTACCCTGTGGCCGCGCATGCGCCGTTGCTGGTTAGAGAAAACAGCTAGCTACTTAGACTTAGTAAACAGCTATGGCAAGCCGTTATCCCAATCATAACATCTCTGTCACGTTATCATTTTTTGTTGTGTTAACTCATAGCCAGCTAACTTATGTCCTGAGTTTATGTTTCAACCCAGGAATATTCCGAGGACAGTAACTCAGAGCCAAATGTCGACTTGGAAAACCAGTACTACAATTCCAAAGCACTGAAGGAGGATGACCCCAAAGCAGCTCTCAACAGCTTTCAGAAGGTGGGTACTGGCTACTCACTCGCTCCACTCACTCACAGATTGATGAGTGTACGATGGTAATGTATACTCTCTATTGGCAGGTATTggagctggagggagagaagggagaatggGGGTTCAAAGCCCTAAAACAGATGATCAAAATCAACTTCAAGCTAGTAAGAAATGAAATGCTCTGTGGTGTTGTCTCAAAATGTCTACTCTCCGTCTCTGAGTCCGTATGATTAGTGCTTGTGACTTTTCTTTATGACATACTGTCATTCCCACTGCAACTCAatgccctgtctctcctgtcgaactgtgtgtgtcctgcagaccAACTTCCCAGAGATGATGTCTCGGTACAAGCAGCTGTTGACGTACATCAGGAGCGCTGTGACCAGAAACTACTCAGAGAAGTCCATCAACTCCATCCTAGACTACATCTCCACCTCCAAACAGGTATAGACGCAATACCTGGAACTAGAACAAAGGGTTTTTGGCCTCAAAGCTCAAGTGATGTGAACTGTTtgttattccattaaaaaaaaaaactttttatcAATATCAATTTCTTACAACTTTTGTCTTATATGGCCAATAAAGTTACTGACTCTGGGTCAGTCCTATTGGTATGAATGAAGTGGTGGCAGTGGTTCCATGTTCTAGATGACTGAGGTGTTAATGTAGGCTGAGGTTCATGTTCTAGATGACTGAGGTGTTAATGTAGGCTGAGGTTCATGTTCTGGATGACAGGTGTTAATGTAGGCTGAGGTTCATGTTCTAGATGACAGGTGTTAATGTAGGCTGAGGTTCATGTTCTAGATGACTGAGGTGTTAATGTAGGCTGAGGTTCATGTTCTACATTACTGAGGTGTTAATGTAGGCTGAGGTTCATGTTCTAGATGACAGGTGTTAATGTAGGCTGAGGTTCATGTTCTAGATGACAGGTGTTAATGTAGGCTGAGGTTCATGTTCTGGATGACTGAGGTGTTAATGTAGGCTGAGGTTCATGTTCTGGATGACTGAGGTGTTAATGTAGGCTGAGGTTCATGTTCTACATGACTGAGGTGTTAATGTGGGCTGTGGTTGGTTGTTTTATGTGTCACAGATGGACCTGCTGCAGGAGTTTTATGAAACGACGCTGGACGCTCTGAAGGATGCCAAGAACGACAGACTCTGGTTCAAAACTAACACAAAGGTAGGGTGTGTCAAAATAATATCAGCTTTTTCCTAGTATGCACTCAGTTACTACTTCCCACAAAAATCAAAAAGCAGTGGATTGGTGGTGGCAGGGACTAGTAATTTCCTCTCAAATCAATAAAGTGAAGTGAACAAGTGAGAATTGGGACATATGCATGTAGTACACAATGTTTCTGTTTATTTCTATGGGTAGGACAATATCTGATCTGGCAGTTTGTCAGGCCTCTGTGTTTGGGAGTTTCTACCTCTGCAATGCCCTAGACTGGTAGCGAGATCTGTTTGTGTTAAATTGTTTGCCAAACATCACCCTAACATCCTTATTTAGTGATAGTTATAGCACAAACATAGAAGTTGTTGTTGTCTCTCAGCCTGTTTTAACTGTTGTCCTCTTGTTGTCTCTCAGCCTGTTTTAACTGTCATCCTCTGGTTGTCTCTCAGCCTGTTTTAACTGTCGTCCTCTGTGTTGTCTCTCAGCCTGTTTTAACTAAAGTCCTCGTGTTGTCTCTCAGCCTGTTTTAACTAAAGTCCTCGTGTTGTCTCTCAGCCTGTTTTAACTAAAGTCCTCGTGTTGTCTCTCAGCCTGTTTTAACTAAAGTCCTCGTGTTGTCTCTCAGCCTGTTTTAACTAAAGTCCTCGTGTTGTCTCTCAGCCTGTTTTAACTGTCCTCCTCGTGTTGTCTCTCAGCCTGTTTTAACTAAAGTCCTCCTTGTTGTCTCAGTGTTTTAACTAAAGTCCTCTTGTTGTCTCAGCCTGTTTTAACTAAAGTCCTCTTGTTGTCTCAGCTTGTTTTAACTAAAGTCCTCTTGTTGTCTCAGCTTGTTTTAACTAAAGTCCTCTTGTTGTCTCAGCTTGTTTTAACTAAAGTCCTCTTGTTGTCTCAGCTTGTTTTAACTAAAGTCCTCTTGTTGTCTCAGCTTGTTTTAACTAAAGTCCTCTTGTTTTAACTAAAGTCCTCTTGTTGTCTCAGCTTGTTTTAACTAAAGTCCTCTTGTTGTCTCTCAGACTGTTTTAACTAAAGTCCTCTTGTTGTCTCTCAGCCTGTTTTAACTAAAGTCCTCTTGTTGTCTCAGCTTGTTTTAACTAAAGTCCTCTTGTTGTCTCTCAGACTGTTTTAACTAAAGTCCTCTTGTTGTCTCTCAGCCTGTTTTAACTAAAGTCCTCTTGTTGTCTCAGCTTGTTTTAACTAAAGTCCTCTTGTTGTCTCTCAGACTGTTTTAACTAAAGTCCTCGTGTTGTCTCTCAGCCTGTTTTAACTGTCGTCCTCGTGTTGTCTCTCAGCCTGTTTTAACTAAAGTCCTCTTGTTGTCTCAGCTTGTTTTAACTAAAGTCCTCTTGTTGTCTCAGCTTGTTTTAACTAAAGTCCTCTTGTTGTCTCAGCTTGTTTTAACTAAAGTCCTCTTGTTGTCTCAGCTTGTTTTAACTAAAGTCCTCTTGTTGTCTCAGCTTGTTTTAACTAAAGTCCTCTTGTTGTCTCAGCTTGTTTTAACTAAAGTCCTCTTGTTGTCTCAGCTTGTTTTAACTAAAGTCCTCTTGTTGTCTCTCAGACTGTTTTAACTAAAGTCCTCGTGTTGTCTCTCAGCCTGTTTTAACTAAAGTCCTGTTGTTGTCTCAGCTTGTTTTAACTAAAGTCCTCTGGTTGTCTCTCAGACTGTTTTAACTAAAGTCCTCTTGTTGTCTCTCCGCCTGTTTTAACTAAAGTCCTCTTGTTGTCTCTCCGCCTGTTTTAACTGTCGTCCTCTGGTTGTCTCTCAGCTGGGCAAGCTGTACCTGGAGAGGGAGGAATTTGGGAAGTTACAGAAGATCCTCAGACAGCTGCACCAGTCCTGTCAGGTACAGTAAGACAGGTGGTAGTCTGAGACAACGCTTAGTCTGATGGGGTTTACACAGCCATCTGAGTAGCTAAGTTCCCAATATGGCTGCTAgcagtatttttgttgttgtatactgGTATGATCTGTTATGTTGTATATCTATGTGCACTGGAAACAGGTGATGTTGCAGATATATGGTCTGTTATGTGTATATCTGATCTATTATGTGGTATATCTGTATCTATGTGCACTGCAGACAGACAATGTTGAAGATCTGTGGTCTGTTATGTGCATATCTGATCTGTTAAGTTCTATATCTATGTGCAGTGCAGACAAAGGATATTGGGGATCTATGgtcttttatgtgtgtgtgtgatctgtaaTGGTgtatatctatgtctctctctagacAGATGACGGGGAGGACGACCTAAAGAAAGGCACCCAGCTCCTGGAGATCTATGCTCTGGAGATCCAGATGTACACAGCCCAGAAGAACAACAAGAAGCTGAAGGCCCTGTATGAACAGTCCCTGCACATCAAGTCTGCTATCCCTCACCCACTCATTATGGGAGTCATCAGGGGTGTGTTACCACCGTAGACAGATGAAACCCTGAAGGCAGCATAGCTGTCAACATTATTATATTTGACATGTATTGCATTGGAGCCACACACACAGCGTTTTACATTGAATAAATACATTGACCGTAGAAAAATAATCCCCCTTAGAATAGTAATTCTATGGTTACGCCTTGTAAACTGACGTGTAGGAAGACTCGGGGAGGTTTGCCACTATCGTGGATAAAACCGATAATATTGTATAAGATGGtaaaaagatgtgtgtgtgtcagtcactgCGTGTGTTTATGTGATGTACTAACAGGCCTGTTCCGGTTTTGTCCCCTTCCCCAGAGTGTGGGGGTAAGATGCACCTGAGAGAGGGGGAGTTTGAGAAGGCCCACACAGACTTCTTTGAGGCGTTTAAGAACTACGATGAGTCAGGCAGCCCCAGGAGAACCACCTGTCTGAAGTACCTGGTGCTGGCCAACATGCTCATGAAGTCTGGAATCAACCCTTTCGACTCACAGGAGGTACAACACTCATTCAATTCAGTTTAGTTAAGTCCAGTTAAATTAAATGTTATTCATCCCCTTAGAGCAAATACTAACATTATCATTATGGAACAATACACGTGGTGGATGCATCCCGTACCTTTATATTGTTGGAGGCAACATTGCATTAATCAAAGTCAAATCACCTGCAGCAAACACTGCTTGATAAAGTGTTGTATTACAGTGGCTGTTCTtattgtgtttttctgtgacagGCCAAACCCTATAAAAACGACCCAGAGATCTTGGCCATGACAAATCTAGTAAGGTAAGAACACGTGTGTGCTTCTAGTCATCCATGGCGGTGTTGCTGATATTTTAGGGTAGAAAGCCAAGGCATCAGTTAAACAATAACGTCACTATTTACAACCTATTTCCACTTATTTGTGCTGAGTTGTCAGTTGACCCAAACTGTTATTGTTTTACATCACATATAAGTGGTTGATGGAGGTGCAACATAGTGAAGATACCCTTTAACCACGGGTTCAGCTGTGGCGTCTCTTCAACCTAATTTATGATCAGTCTGGGATCCATGACACAGAGGGTCTGCTCTGTGATTTTGATGCACTTGCAGAAGGAAATGGAACCGCTCCTAGGCTGTGGCTCTGACACCCCTCTCTCAAAATGTAAAACAAGGCTGAGGCCTCTGTGAGCTCGTGTTTGTTTCCCAGACGATGACTGGTTGACAGGTGTAGTTGGGGAGGGGTTTCTGGTATGTCTGCTCTGAACAGTGTGAGAAGCATGAATGCTCTACCGTTCACGGGCTCCACATTCGTTAACACAGCGGATGCTGGATTGAATGGCATCGACCATAAAAAGCCCATTTGAAAGCCATTTGCTCTTTAGCTCTGGTCTCCTCCcttaacatcatgggaccacgcagccatcataccgctcaggaaggagacgccttttgtctcctagagatgaacgtactttggtgcgaaaagtataaatcaatcccagaacaacagcaaaggaccgtgtgaagatgctggaggaaacaggtacaaaagtatctgtatccacagtaaaacgagtcctatatcgacataacctgaaaggccgctctgcaaggaagaagccactactccaaaaccgtcataaaaaagccagacaacggtttgcaactgcacatggggacaaagatcatactttttggagaaatgtcctctggtctgatgaaacaaaaatataactgtttggccataatgaccatcactatgtttggaggaaaaaggaggatgcTTGCAaggcgaagaacaccatcccaaccgtgaagcacaggggtggcagcatcatgttgttggggtactttgctgcaggtgggactggtgcacttcacaaaatagatggcattatgaggaaggacaattgtgtggatatattgaagcaacagttcgagacatcagtcaggaagttaaagcttggccacaaatgggtcttccaaatggacaatgaccccaagcatacttctacagttgtggcaaaatggcttaaggacaacaaagtcaaggtattggaggggccatcacaaagccctgacctcaatcctatagaacatttgtggacagaactgaaaaagcgtgtgtgagcaaggatgcctacaaacctgactcagttacaccagctctgtcaggaggagtgggccaaaat
Proteins encoded in this window:
- the LOC112240228 gene encoding COP9 signalosome complex subunit 2-like isoform X2 encodes the protein MSDMEDDFMCDDEEDYDLEYSEDSNSEPNVDLENQYYNSKALKEDDPKAALNSFQKVLELEGEKGEWGFKALKQMIKINFKLTNFPEMMSRYKQLLTYIRSAVTRNYSEKSINSILDYISTSKQVSQMDLLQEFYETTLDALKDAKNDRLWFKTNTKLGKLYLEREEFGKLQKILRQLHQSCQTDDGEDDLKKGTQLLEIYALEIQMYTAQKNNKKLKALYEQSLHIKSAIPHPLIMGVIRECGGKMHLREGEFEKAHTDFFEAFKNYDESGSPRRTTCLKYLVLANMLMKSGINPFDSQEAKPYKNDPEILAMTNLVSSYQNNDITEFEKILKTNHSSIMDDPFIREHIEELLRNIRTQVLIALIKPYTRIHIPFISKELNIDVCDVESLLVQCILDNTIQGRIDQVNQLLELDYQKRGGARYTALDKWTKQLNSLNQAIVSKLT
- the LOC112240228 gene encoding COP9 signalosome complex subunit 2-like isoform X3, whose amino-acid sequence is MSDMEDDFMCDDEEDYDLVSEYSEDSNSEPNVDLENQYYNSKALKEDDPKAALNSFQKVLELEGEKGEWGFKALKQMIKINFKLTNFPEMMSRYKQLLTYIRSAVTRNYSEKSINSILDYISTSKQMDLLQEFYETTLDALKDAKNDRLWFKTNTKLGKLYLEREEFGKLQKILRQLHQSCQTDDGEDDLKKGTQLLEIYALEIQMYTAQKNNKKLKALYEQSLHIKSAIPHPLIMGVIRECGGKMHLREGEFEKAHTDFFEAFKNYDESGSPRRTTCLKYLVLANMLMKSGINPFDSQEAKPYKNDPEILAMTNLVSSYQNNDITEFEKILKTNHSSIMDDPFIREHIEELLRNIRTQVLIALIKPYTRIHIPFISKELNIDVCDVESLLVQCILDNTIQGRIDQVNQLLELDYQKRGGARYTALDKWTKQLNSLNQAIVSKLT
- the LOC112240228 gene encoding COP9 signalosome complex subunit 2-like isoform X4 gives rise to the protein MSDMEDDFMCDDEEDYDLEYSEDSNSEPNVDLENQYYNSKALKEDDPKAALNSFQKVLELEGEKGEWGFKALKQMIKINFKLTNFPEMMSRYKQLLTYIRSAVTRNYSEKSINSILDYISTSKQMDLLQEFYETTLDALKDAKNDRLWFKTNTKLGKLYLEREEFGKLQKILRQLHQSCQTDDGEDDLKKGTQLLEIYALEIQMYTAQKNNKKLKALYEQSLHIKSAIPHPLIMGVIRECGGKMHLREGEFEKAHTDFFEAFKNYDESGSPRRTTCLKYLVLANMLMKSGINPFDSQEAKPYKNDPEILAMTNLVSSYQNNDITEFEKILKTNHSSIMDDPFIREHIEELLRNIRTQVLIALIKPYTRIHIPFISKELNIDVCDVESLLVQCILDNTIQGRIDQVNQLLELDYQKRGGARYTALDKWTKQLNSLNQAIVSKLT
- the LOC112240228 gene encoding COP9 signalosome complex subunit 2-like isoform X1, whose amino-acid sequence is MSDMEDDFMCDDEEDYDLVSEYSEDSNSEPNVDLENQYYNSKALKEDDPKAALNSFQKVLELEGEKGEWGFKALKQMIKINFKLTNFPEMMSRYKQLLTYIRSAVTRNYSEKSINSILDYISTSKQVSQMDLLQEFYETTLDALKDAKNDRLWFKTNTKLGKLYLEREEFGKLQKILRQLHQSCQTDDGEDDLKKGTQLLEIYALEIQMYTAQKNNKKLKALYEQSLHIKSAIPHPLIMGVIRECGGKMHLREGEFEKAHTDFFEAFKNYDESGSPRRTTCLKYLVLANMLMKSGINPFDSQEAKPYKNDPEILAMTNLVSSYQNNDITEFEKILKTNHSSIMDDPFIREHIEELLRNIRTQVLIALIKPYTRIHIPFISKELNIDVCDVESLLVQCILDNTIQGRIDQVNQLLELDYQKRGGARYTALDKWTKQLNSLNQAIVSKLT